From Panicum hallii strain FIL2 chromosome 2, PHallii_v3.1, whole genome shotgun sequence, a single genomic window includes:
- the LOC112882224 gene encoding ankyrin repeat-containing protein At5g02620-like, which produces MALPPPCLATAAKAPEVAAKMMVATDRGDCQRLKELVNKEDATTMVVVMSRKEAPAKKHTPASMHPLLAEAACTGNWEEIIFLLEGGDLQEGHSSKMSLLKGVNVEGDTALHLVAANGEGNNSVECADLIHGKDKGLLSRQNYKGDTPLHCAARAGKSQMFSHLIVLATGDNIVKDLVRQENNSNETVLHVAIRNGAHELVEDLLKVDPNLACFPQQRTSPLYLAILLEHETIAQTLYEKSENNVLSYSGPNGQNALHAAVLRGPEVTRKLLKWNKNMDLTTGRDANGSTPLHFAAGLPGAGKEGSACAQVFDATTSVLYQPDNDGLSPIHVAAAARAAEDPIAKFVSKCPSSAGLRDAKGRTFLHVAVEKKNERVVRYACNMDRSLAWVLNMQDNQGNTALHLAVKDGSHAIFRLLFGNRQVNLNLTNEDGQTPLDIALYNIRPSFYESITANPEVWIGAALEFAGARGGASRKDHFRENYEDRHGVKTNYAEKELEMLKDSTQFQSIGPVLVATVTFGAMFALPGGYRADDSDYGGTPTLAGTLAFHAFMVTNTLAFICSTIATLASMYAGSAMLHLERRMAHFYCSIEFMHTSIMALAAAFALGVYTVLSPVAQKTAIVICVMSPLVVLYSLKDFWLNWARFAMPLYVRKGAIWTLRKYTEVVLVNMLSGNMLCVSWLIMMVALPSYYHPISKAVSPAQAPATFA; this is translated from the exons ATGGCACTGCCGCCTCCTTGCTTGGCCACAGCGGCAAAAGCTCCAGAAGTGGCTGCCAAAATGATGGTGGCCACCGATCGTGGGGATTGCCAGCGCCTGAAAGAACTGGTGAACAAGGAGGATGCTACTACAATGGTGGTGGTAATGTCTAGGAAAGAAGCACCGGCCAAGAAGCATACACCAGCGAGCATGCATCCGCTGCTAGCAGAGGCAGCATGCACAGGCAACTGGGAAGAAATTATCTTTCTTCTCGAGGGGGGAGACCTGCAAGAAGGGCATTCAAGTAAGA TGTCACTTCTGAAGGGTGTTAACGTGGAGGGAGACACCGCACTACATTTGGTTGCAGCCAATGGGGAGGGCAACAACTCCGTGGAGTGTGCCGACCTCATCCACGGCAAGGATAAAGGCTTGCTGTCCAGGCAAAACTACAAGGGTGACACGCCACTGCACTGCGCTGCAAGGGCAGGGAAGTCCCAAATGTTCTCTCATCTTATTGTTCTAGCAACTGGCGACAATATAGTTAAAGACCTCGTAAGACAAGAGAACAATAGTAATGAGACCGTCTTGCATGTGGCTATCCGTAATGGGGCTCATGAATTGGTCGAGGATTTATTGAAAGTCGATCCAAACTTGGCTTGTTTTCCCCAACAACGCACTTCGCCACTGTATCTAGCAATCCTACTGGAACACGAGACCATTGCGCAGACGCTGTATGAGAAAAGTGAAAATAATGTTCTCTCCTATTCCGGCCCAAATGGACAAAATGCATTGCATGCTGCGGTTCTGCGAGGCCCAG AGGTTACAAGAAAGTTATTGAAATGGAACAAGAATATGGACCTTACAACAGGAAGGGATGCAAATGGTAGTACGCCACTTCACTTTGCAGCAGGCCTGCCAGGGGCAGGAAAAGAAGGAAGCGCGTGTGCACAAGTGTTTGACGCCACCACATCTGTACTCTACCAACCGGACAACGATGGATTATCGCCCATACACGTGGCGGCCGCTGCGAGAGCGGCTGAAGATCCCATTGCCAAGTTCGTGAGCAAATGTCCCAGTAGCGCCGGTTTGCGTGACGCTAAGGGGAGGACGTTCCTTCATGTTGCTGTCGAGAAGAAGAATGAGAGGGTGGTCAGATATGCCTGCAATATGGATCGATCTCTAGCATGGGTTCTGAATATGCAAGACAACCAAGGGAACACTGCACTGCACCTGGCTGTAAAAGATGGAAGCCATGCTATATTCCGTCTTCTGTTTGGAAATAGGCAAGTCAACTTGAATTTAACAAATGAGGACGGGCAAACTCCTCTAGACATAGCGCTGTATAATATCCGCCCTTCTTTCTATGAGAGCATTACG GCGAACCCTGAAGTCTGGATAGGTGCGGCTCTCGAATTTGCCGGGGCTAGAGGAGGTGCATCTCGCAAGGACCATTTTCGTGAAAACTATGAAGATCGTCATGGAGTAAAGACGAACTACGCAGAAAAAGAGCTGGAGATGCTGAAGGATTCGACACAgttccaatccattggaccggTTCTAGTAGCCACCGTGACGTTCGGTGCGATGTTTGCCCTGCCTGGTGGTTACAGAGCTGATGATAGCGATTACGGAGGTACACCTACACTCGCTGGGACGTTGGCCTTCCATGCATTCATGGTAACCAACACATTGGCTTTCATCTGTTCCACGATTGCTACACTTGCTTCCATGTATGCGGGGTCTGCAATGCTACACTTGGAGAGACGCATGGCCCACTTTTACTGCAGCATAGAATTTATGCATACTTCCATCATGGCCTTGGCGGCTGCCTTTGCACTCGGTGTGTACACGGTGCTATCTCCTGTCGCTCAAAAGACTGCCATTGTGATCTGTGTCATGAGTCCTCTTGTGGTGCTATACAGCTTGAAGGACTTTTGGCTGAATTGGGCCCGTTTTGCAATGCCATTGTATGTTAGGAAAGGGGCAATCTGGACATTGCGGAAGTATACGGAGGTAGTCCTGGTAAACATGCTATCGGGAAACATGCTCTGTGTATCTTGGCTCATAATGATGGTTGCTTTGCCCTCCTATTACCATCCCATTTCAAAGGCGGTATCACCAGCACAAGCTCCAGCCACGTTTGCTTGA